From the genome of Spinacia oleracea cultivar Varoflay chromosome 2, BTI_SOV_V1, whole genome shotgun sequence, one region includes:
- the LOC130467639 gene encoding uncharacterized protein: protein MGKSKKGEEVDAKCSIEDDVPLTTTLLNLRNKKKKEKEITPTIDADLLEDINKEVSETEEEEEESELSKQRKALQEQQKMVQALQEKLLQQEKQLDLIEQKKKGGEGQKNSSKDPEKQEETEKKEHEVKVHEEVKEPEKEEAEVKVPEELDEPERKEKKTNLKITLRKKKDGEEAGEEPEKAKGKSRKSIPNRKRTRSQLLKEEFPDLIKEVKQELEEAHKKKSLLPAEKISTKKVAPNAKKGNGVTLKKTTALKRGSKVNQIVVREVYEDEEDEEGGEEEGE from the exons ATGGGGAAATCGAAAAAAGGAGAAGAAGTTGATGCGAAATGTTCTATTGA GGATGATGTTCCTTTGACAACGACTTTattgaacttaagaaacaaaaagaagaaagagaaagaaattacACCAACAATTGATGCGGATTTGTTGGAAGATATCAACAAAGAAGTTTCAGAaacggaagaagaagaagaagagagcgA ACTTTCCAAAcaaaggaaagcattgcaagaACAACAGAAGATGGTGCAAGCACTTCAGGAAAAGCTGCTACAACAGGAAAAGCAGCTGGATCTGATTGAACAAAAAAAGAAGGGTGGAGAAGGACAAAAAAATTCCAGCAAAGATCCTGAAAAGCAGGAAGAAACtgaaaagaaagagcatgaagTAAAAGTGCATGAAGAAGTGAAAGAACCTGAAAAAGAGGAGGCTGAGGTAAAAGTTCCAGAAGAGCTGGATGAaccagaaagaaaagaaaagaaaacgaactTAAAAATTACTTTGAG AAAGAAAAAAGACGGAGAAGAAGCTGGTGAGGAACCTGAAAAAGCAAAGGGGAAGTCTAGGAAATCAATACCAAACAGGAAAAGGACAAG AAGTCAATTGCTGAAAGAAGAATTTCCCGATCTTATAAAAGAGGTAAAGCAGGAATTGGAAGAGGCACATAAGAAGAAGAGCTTGTTGCCTGCTGAgaaaatttcaacaaaaaaagtTGCACCAAATGCTAAGAAGGGGAATGGAGTTACTTTGAAAAAGACTACAGCACTTAAG AGGGGTAGCAAAGTTAATCAGATAGTTGTGAGGGAGGTTTATGAAGAcgaggaagatgaagaaggaggTGAAGAAGAAGGTGAATAA
- the LOC130467640 gene encoding uncharacterized protein, with protein sequence MKKGKKVVEKRATRSKQIVVSDEVMEVVDDEKPKSLVVAKPKPEERKLNLRQTPQLMMRFLRGIASNEPHDIRKQQAIVELGFGSLLQLDIPQNENPFPYELVRNFNSSDRSLHLPKSSLDITVEDVYLVYGIPIGGAPVVEWTDEQDPEVLRVFAEFWAYWQVKSGCPKLKEMVGKLIKDETPVDDNWKRSFLVVAVNTCIKSTTNLSPNFRFLASTVDLEQVRNLNWCQYAYTSLLGAAMYWNVDRSRWFAGPLPFLMVCYFDRVQIMEEYPPRNFPLISCWTRDMISSRVRNDNATGFGHGLILDRIQRPPELQLYREERIQKALSEQPPPLLLQHPQQQQQQHDEQPSQQPLQQPQQQHQHQEPNWSTNDVSREHQGAPVTQLGDDKDLPEQQADPSEKAKVPSTIEEFHAEFTKTTTELSSVMNKFNDLLSLSRKFFDTTIDVKKSLPFNMAKMWSTCSGTEIPVTFEKGNSTEERQEGRNTEEIGSILSQDKEFFSSDYFTILFEEAVRKATEGNERKEIKESEDVTFDLPPFLTPPIMPSQPNVFADLTLKLGMVSDSNPPPQAHDFEEEMRLEEILANKTLTERDLETISGDNKNEAEKQQPPTGKN encoded by the exons ATGAAGAAGGGGAAAAAAGTAGTTGAGAAG aGAGCAACAAGAAGTAAACAAATTGTTGTTTCTGATGAGGTCATGGAGGTGGTGGATGATGAGAAACCAAAATCTTTGGTTGTTGCCAAACCAAAACCTGAAGAAAGGAAACTAAATCTAAGGCAAACTCCGCAATTGATGATGCGATTCTTGAGGGGAATTGCATCTAATGAACCACATGATATAAGAAAACAACAAGCCATCGTGGAGTTAGGCTTTGGATCTCTTCTGCAACTTGACATCCCACAAAACGAAAATCCATTCCCGTACGAGTTGGTTAGGAATTTCAACTCGTCCGACCGGTCCTTGCATCTACCAAAGTCTTCCCTTGATATTACTGTAGAGGATGTATACCTGGTGTACGGTATACCTATTGGAGGAGCTCCGGTCGTGGAATGGACGGATGAACAAGATCCTGAAGTGTTGAGGGTTTTTGCTGAATTTTGGGCATACTGGCAAGTGAAGTCTGGATGCCCAAAATTGAAAGAAATGGTTGGAAAACTGATCAAAGATGAGACTCCAGTTGATGATAACTGGAAGAGATCTTTCCTAGTGGTTGCAGTTAACACCTGCATTAAATCCACTACTAATTTATCG CCAAACTTCAGATTCCTAGCAAGCACTGTTGACTTGGAGCAAGTGAGGAATCTAAATTGGTGCCAGTATGCATACACCAGCCTTCTTGGGGCAGCTATGTACTGGAATGTGGACCGTAGCAGATGGTTTGCTGGTCCACTACCATTTCTAATG GTATGTTATTTCGATCGGGTGCAGATCATGGAAGAGTACCCTCCAAGGAACTTCCCCCTAATTTCTTGCTGGACAAGAGATATGATAAGCAGCAGGGTACGCAATGACAATGCTACAGGCTTCGGACATGGCTTGATTCTGGACAGAATTCAACGTCCACCTGAGCTACAACTGTACAGGGAGGAGAGAATTCAAAAAGCACTCAGtgaacaaccaccaccacttcTTCTTCAACacccacaacaacaacaacagcaacatgATGAACAACCATCGCAGCAACCACTGCAGCAACCACAACAGCAACATCAACACCAAGAGCCTAACTGGTCCACAAATGATGTGTCCAGAGAACATCAAGGTGCACCAGTGACTCAACTCGGGGATGACAAAGATTTGCCAGAGCAACAGGCAGACCCCAGTGAGAAAGCAAAAGTCCCTTCTACAATTGag GAATTCCATGCTGAATTCACTAAAACCACTACTGAACTCAGTAGTGTCATGAACAAGTTCAACGACTTATTGTCGTTGTCCAGAAAGTTCTTTGACACTACTATTGATGTCAAAAAAAGTCTGCCATTCAATATGGCAAAAATGTGGTCAACATGCTCTGGAACTGAAATTCCAGTTACTTTTGAGAAGGGCAACTCTACAGAAGAGCGGCAAGAAGGAAGGAATACTGAGGAGATTGGTTCAATCCTCAGTCAAGATAAAGAATTTTTCAGTTCAGACTACTTCACAATACTATTTGAGGAAGCAGTACGAAAGGCAACAGAAGGaaatgaaagaaaggaaatcaagGAATCTGAGGATGTTACATTTGATTTGCCACCATTTTTAACACCTCCGATCATGCCTTCCCAGCCTAATGTATTTGCTGATTTGACATTGAAGCTTGGAATGGTTTCCGATTCAAATCCTCCTCCTCAGGCACACGACTTTGAAGAGGAAATGAGATTAGAAGAAATCTTGGCAAACAAAACTTTGACTGAACGTGATTTGGAGACAATTTCAGGGGACAACAAAAATGAAGCTGAAAAACAACAGCCACCTACAGGAAAAAACTGA
- the LOC130467641 gene encoding uncharacterized protein, with protein MNNVIDTFARILNDDPDQSVKSNLKFYFSTILFNMLCQNEPYGGSQDSQATESKRLENFILSVRHEYETAGVKSLKGFHLLFFPVWSGDHFYLIVINQKAKKVEIIDNLSLPEGITYDDKYKTFAERTFEAWTIFSEQEGHPLRKAQISAYEIVLLEMPWKNRTNKTDCGVYAMRHMETYKGNQTWNCGFKNTDEDKDFICRLRMRYGTEILLSVLNKRHELMYLALKRANQVE; from the exons ATGAATAATGTTATTGACACTTTTGCAAGAATACTGAATGATGATCCAGATCAAAGTGTCAAGAGTAACTTGAAGTTCTATTTCTCTACAATCCTTTTC AATATGCTCTGCCAGAATGAACCGTATGGTGGATCACAGGATAGTCAAGCAACCGAAAGCAAACGCttagaaaattttattttaagtgtACGCCATGAGTATGAAACTGCTGGTGTGAAGTCTTTGAAGGGATTCCATctg TTGTTCTTTCCAGTCTGGTCTGGTGATCATTTTTATCTCATTGTAATCAACCAAAAGGCGAAGAAGGTGGAGATCATTGACAATCTCTCCTTACCTGAAGGAATTACATATGATGATAAATATAAAACATTTGCAGAAAGAACT tttgaaGCATGGACAATATTTTCTGAACAAGAAGGACATCCTTTGCGGAAGGCACAGATTTCAGCATATGAAATTGTGTTGCTTGAAATGCCATGGAAGAACAGAACAAACAAGACTGATTGTGGGGTATATGCAATGAGGCATATGGAGACCTACAAAGGCAACCAGACTTGGAATTGTGGCTTCAAAAACACAGATGAAGAT AAAGACTTTATTTGCAGGCTGAGAATGCGGTACGGTACTGAAATCTTATTATCCGTTCTGAACAAAAGGCATGAGCTAATGTATCTGGCATTGAAGAGAGCTAATCAAGTTGAATAG
- the LOC110804857 gene encoding protein FAR1-RELATED SEQUENCE 5-like, translating to MENSQIFHDFSVSTSISNDSSSCHLNSSAENQSYEDILNNSVNNSEQNDANEDPESYVVVGQDFEEPVSLEGSVVKDDDEAYELYNSHAFRNGFGTRKGKKEYRSGTRIVRQRFFVCAYEGFKNPDGVVPKSFKKIDRRTGCKASVQFDVDKKTGVYVLSKHSRLHNHSMVPANKRHLIRSHRHISKEQLAFLTTFTCSGTKLADVLRAMRKEVGGEANLGFTVPDAYDAVLAEKKKKLDGCDSNQLIRWFAMRQAKEHDFYYDFQLNEENQLINFFWRDGRMRSDYEAFGDLLIHDTTYRTNKYDMICGPFVGMNLHTQNIMFGVGFILNEKAGTFDWLFNSFLTSMGGKQPVTIMTDQSSAMDKAIREVFPKSRHRLCTWHIGENAVVNIKGVMAKEGFKRRFDYVLKYTDTVAEFEHYWNSLMTDYNCKTHKWIERLYDLKEKWCPAYNKEWFSGGILSSQRSETTNHSISRRLHKTNGLCDFYKCFLDVIDEWRSKENKGDYNSSTGNRYYACADNMLCLHARDVYTIAIYLIFEQRFIKAIGLRCQRISYEFPVSKYIVGHPTKDFIRHVVMFNEQELVVDCTCKSYGEIGVLCSHILRVFIVHNVEEIPKQYIMKRWTKKAMNMIVEEGEDRDNEVSVVSASVWRMQSIRNCIKVINEAQHCPAARKLIDLGVLDMSCKVKEYIGGVEGDGNVSNKYVREETLLDGIEPSTDTVLPDVVEPIAEKVIPTMIQNPPKRKRKIKNGTEKANERNVRPKGIVEKKRNKLKGWNKRRERHVDNLREETQSTDQCIINLPVGGVLVHPTSSNSQLEAYVPDDYFGVHIQPL from the exons atGGAAAATTCTCAAATATTCCATGATTTCTCTGTTTCAACATCAATTTCGAATGATTCTTCTTCTTGTCATCTGAATTCTTCAGCTGAAAATCAGAGTTACGAAG ATATATTAAATAATTCAGTTAATAATTCAGAACAAAATGATGCTAATGAGGATCCAGAATCCTATGTGGTTGTTGGCCAAG ATTTTGAAGAACCAGTTTCATTAGAGGGAAGTGTAGTTAAGGATGATGATGAGGCGTATGAGTTATACAACAGTCATGCATTTAGGAATGGTTTTGGTACTAGGAAGGGTAAAAAGGAGTATAGAAGTGGTACTAGAATAGTTCGACAACGGTTTTTTGTTTGTGCATACGAGGGGTTTAAAAATCCAGATGGTGTTGTGCctaaatcctttaaaaaaattgataggagAACTGGATGCAAGGCTTCAGTTCAGTTTGATGTTGATAAGAAAACTGGAGTGTATGTTCTTTCTAAACATTCTCGTCTGCATAACCATTCAATGGTTCCTGCTAATAAGAGACACCTTATTAGGTCACATAGGCACATTTCAAAAGAACAATTGGcttttcttactacttttacttGTAGTGGCACGAAGCTTGCTGATGTTCTTAGAGCTATGAGGAAAGAAGTTGGTGGTGAGGCGAATTTAGGGTTCACTGTTCCTGACGCGTATGATGCTGTTTTGgcagagaagaagaaaaagttGGATGGTTGTGATTCAAATCAGTTGATCAGATGGTTCGCTATGAGGCAAGCTAAAGAACATgatttttattatgattttcaaTTGAATGAAGAGAATCAGttgatcaattttttttggagaGATGGAAGAATGCGGTCTGATTATGAAGCTTTTGGTGATTTATTGATTCATGATACAACTTATCGTACTAATAAATACGATATGATTTGTGGGCCTTTTGTTGGAATGAATCTTCACACTCAAAATATCATGTTTGGAGTGGGTTTTATATTGAATGAGAAGGCAGGTACTTTTGACtggctttttaattcttttttgaCTTCAATGGGAGGGAAGCAACCTGTGACTATCATGACTGATCAATCTTCTGCCATGGACAAGGCTATAAG GGAAGTGTTTCCAAAATCGAGGCATCGTTTGTGTACATGGCACATTGGGGAAAATGCTGTTGTAAACATCAAAGGTGTTATGGCCAAAGAAGGTTTCAAACGTCGGtttgattatgttttgaaatATACTGACACAGTTGCTGAGTTCGAGCATTATTGGAATAG TCTTATGACTGATTACAATTGCAAGACACACAAATGGATAGAGAGGTTATATGATTTGAAAGAGAAATGGTGTCCTGCATATAACAAAGAGTGGTTTTCTGGGGGTATTTTATCTTCTCAAAGGAGTGAGACGACAAATCATTCTATTTCTAGGAGGTTGCATAAAACGAATGGTTTATGTGATTTTTATAAGTGTTTTTTAGATGTAATTGATGAATGGAGAAGTAAGGAGAACAAGGGAGATTATAATTCTTCTACTGGAAATAGATATTACGCATGTGCGGATAACATGTTATGTTTGCATGCGCGGGATGTGTATACCATTgcaatatatttgatatttgagCAACGATTCATCAAAGCAATTGGTTTGAGGTGTCAACGCATTTCCTATGAGTTTCCAGTTTCTAAGTACATTGTTGGGCATCCTACAAAGGATTTTATTAGACATGTTGTGATGTTTAATGAGCAAGAGTTGGTTGTTGATTGTACTTGCAAGTCATATGGAGAGATAGGAGTTCTTTGTTCTCATATTCTTCGAGTTTTCATTGTCCATAATGTTGAAGAGATTCCCAAACAATACATTATGAAGAGATGGACCAAAAAGGCTATGAACATGATTGTTGAAGAAGGAGAAGATAGAGATAATGAAGTAAGTGTTGTTTCTGCTTCAGTTTGGAGGATGCAAAGCATAAGAAATTGCATTAAAGTTATAAATGAAGCTCAACATTGTCCGGCTGCAAGGAAGCTTATTGATTTGGGTGTGTTGGATATGTCATGCAAAGTGAAGGAGTATATTGGTGGTGTTGAAGGGGATGGTAATGTATCAAACAAGTATGTGCGAGAAGAAACTCTACTTGATGGCATTGAGCCTTCAACAGACACAGTTTTGCCGGATGTTGTTGAACCGATTGCTGAAAAAGTCATTCCAACAATGATTCAAAATCCACCAAAGCGAAAGAGGAAGATTAAGAACGGGACTGAAAAGGCTAATGAGAGGAATGTGAGACCTAAAGGAATTGTTGAGAAGAAACGCAATAAACTGAAAGGTTGGAACAAGAGAAGAGAAAGACATGTTGATAATTTGAGGGAGGAAACTCAGTCTACTGATCAG TGTATCATAAATTTACCTGTTGGTGGGGTTTTGGTTCATCCAACATCTTCAAATTCACAATTGGAAGCATATGTTCCAGATGATTATTTTGGAGTACACATACAACCTTTGTAG
- the LOC130467090 gene encoding uncharacterized protein produces MGRSAQEEAKNLQIGRRSLALREAHPLCYHQDILMNDIFPKLDWEGQDDVQWVCKQWRRWSKLRYRLPYSYPAGCYRGSLREWVIMDIIENDGRDFHAWLDQDMTVYFDDFPLIF; encoded by the exons ATGGGGAGGTCTGCCCAAGAAGAGGCCAAGAATCTCCAGATAGGACGAAG GAGTCTTGCTTTGAGGGAGGCACACCCCCTTTGCTATCATCAAGACATCCTCATGAATGACATCTTCCCCAAGCTGGATTGGGAGGGACAGGATGATGTGCAGTGGGTCTGCAAGCAGTGGCGTAGGTGGTCCAAGTTGCGCTACCGCCTCCCATACTCGTACCCTGCAGGATGCTACCGCGGGTCACTGCGAGAGTGGGTCATCATGGACATAATTGAGAATGATGGCCGTGACTTCCACGCCTGGCTTGACCAGGACATGACCGTCTACTTTGACGACTTCCCCCTCATTTTCTAG